A region from the Corticium candelabrum chromosome 14, ooCorCand1.1, whole genome shotgun sequence genome encodes:
- the LOC134189359 gene encoding uncharacterized protein LOC134189359 yields MSFEMKPAERPWQDVAAELQKTLVQMLRAGGNCRNIDDTTLLRRVRQFYVARRQTETAAKTQRRDVEDGNNLKSAQRLTPTGVRKWPRLLEKSSFQQRPETCHCSDLPFPD; encoded by the exons ATGTCATTTGAAATGAAACCTGCAGAAAGACCATGGCAAGATGTTGCTGCAGAACTACAAAAGACTCTTGTGCAAATGCTCAGAGCGGGAGGCAATTGTCGAAATATTGATGACACCACACTATTAAGACGTGTGCGTCAGTTTTATGTCGCACGAAGACAGACTGAAACTGCAGCAAAAACACAGAGAAGAGACGTCGAAGACGGCAACAACTTAAAATCAGCGCAGCGACTTAC ACCTACAGGCGTCAGAAAGTGGCCGAGGCTATTAGAAAAATCGAGCTTTCAGCAGAGACCAGAGACGTGTCATTGTTCAGATCTGCCATTCCCAGattga